The genomic DNA CCTTTCTCCCCCGGAGCCCTCCATGACGACGGCCGTGGCCGCCCCGTTCCGTTTCTTCTCCCTCCGGGTCGTAGGGACGCGGCGGCTCGGACCGTCCCTGGCCCGGGTCTCCTTCGCGGGGCCAGACCTGCGCGACTTCCGCTCCGACGGCCTCGACCAGTCCCTGTCGCTGTTCCTGCCGCACCCGGGGCAGGCGGAGCCCCCGGTCCCCGTCGAGCTGGGCGAGGGCTGGTGGCAGGGCTGGCGGGAACTGCCGGAGGACGTACGGGCGGTGATGCGCTCGTACACGCTGCGGTCGCTGCGCCGGGACGCCGACGGGCACACCGTCGAGATCGACGTCGACTTCGTCCTGCACGGCGTCGAACCTGCGGGGTCCGGCCGGGACCGCGCGGCGCCGGAGGCAGGTCCGGCCGCCCGCTGGGCCGCGGACGCCGCCCCCGGCGACCGCGTACTGCTGCTCGGTCCGGCGGTCGCCGACAACCGGGCGATCCGCTTCCGGCCGCCCGAGGACACCGACCTGGTGGTGATCTGGGGCGACGAGACCGCCGTGCCGGCCGCCTGCGCCATCGTGGAGTCGCTGCCGGCCGGCACCCGTGCCCGGGTGTGGCTCCAGGTGCCGCACACCGAGGACGTGCAGGACCTCCGGACGGCCGCGGACGCCGAGATCACCTGGCTGGCCGGGGACGCCGACGGCGGCCCGGAGACGACCCTCGCCACCCTCCGGGAAGCTCAACTTCCGCCCGCCGAAAGCCCCTACGTCTGGATCGCGGGCGAGTCCGGCTGCGTCAAGCAGCTGCGGCGGCACTTCGTGGGCGAGCGCGGCGT from Streptomyces sp. CB09001 includes the following:
- a CDS encoding siderophore-interacting protein, whose amino-acid sequence is MTTAVAAPFRFFSLRVVGTRRLGPSLARVSFAGPDLRDFRSDGLDQSLSLFLPHPGQAEPPVPVELGEGWWQGWRELPEDVRAVMRSYTLRSLRRDADGHTVEIDVDFVLHGVEPAGSGRDRAAPEAGPAARWAADAAPGDRVLLLGPAVADNRAIRFRPPEDTDLVVIWGDETAVPAACAIVESLPAGTRARVWLQVPHTEDVQDLRTAADAEITWLAGDADGGPETTLATLREAQLPPAESPYVWIAGESGCVKQLRRHFVGERGVDRRRVTFVGYWRRGLTEEQLREQG